In Vicinamibacteria bacterium, the genomic window TCTCGCTGGCGATGGCCTTCGGCGTCGCGCAGGTGATCGGCATCGACATCCAGCAGGTGTCGATCGCGACGCTCATCATTTCTCTCGGTTTGCTGGTGGACATGCCGGTGGTGGCCGGGGACGCGATCAAACGCGAGCTGTCCCACGGCGCACCTATCGCGCTGGCGTCCTGGGTCGGCCCCACCAGGCTCGGGAAGCCCATCCTCTTCGCGACCATCACCAATGTAGTGGCTTACCTCCCGTTCCTCGCCCTCACCGGAGAAACGGGAAACTTCCTCTACAGTCTGCCGGTGTTGATGACCTGCACCCTGGTGGCCGCGTTCATCGTCTGTTTCACGTTCATTCCGCTCATCGCTTACCACCAGATCCGGCCGCCCAAGCGGCCGGAGCAGCCGATCGCGGAACGCCGGACGCACGGCTTCGCCGGAGTGTATTACCGGGTGGGAGACTTCGCGCTCGGTCATCGCTGGGGCGTGTTCGCCGGTTCTCTAATCATCCTCGCGTTCGGGTGGTATTTCATGTCCCGGCTCAGCCCCCAGTTCTTTCCCAAGGACCTGTCGTACCTCTCCTACGTCGACGTGTGGCTTCCACACGACGCTCCGCTGGGAGCCACGAACGCCGCCGCGGCCCATGCGGAAGAGGTCATCCGCGCCGAGGCCGAGCGGTTCGGCGAAGAGCACGGGCACCCTGACGTGCTGAAGACGCTGACCACGTTCGTGGGCGGAGGGGGGCCGCGCTTCTGGTTCTCCGTGGACCCCGAGCTACAGCAGCTCAACTACGCGCAGATCATCGTGGAGGTGACGGACAAACACCTCACGAGCGAGATCGTGGGTCCGCTGCAGACCGCCTTGAGCCGCGAGGTCCCCGGAGCGCGCATCGACATCCGGCAGCTCGAGACGGGGAAGCCGGTCGGTATCCCCCTCTCCATCCGGATCTCCGGCGAAGGTATCGGCACGCTCCGCGATCTGTCGGGCGAGCTCCAGGCGATTCTCCGCGGACACCCGCTCTCGACCCGGGTGCGCGACGACTGGGGTGAGCCGGCGCTCGGGGTGCGGCTGACGGTCGATCCCGATCGCGCGAACCTCTCCGGGGTCACGAACCTCGACATCGCCCTGTCCTCGGCCGCGGCAATGACCGGTCTCCCGGTCTCCGTCTTCAGGGAAGACGACAAGCAGATCCCCATCGTCGCGCGGCTCCGGATGGAGGACCGCGCCGTCACTTCCGACGTTCAGAACACCTACATCTTCGCGATGGAAGGCACGCAACGAGTACCCCTACGGCAGGTCTCGCACGTCACGACGGAGATGACCCCTCCGAAGATAGCGCGCCGCAACCAGTTCCGCACGGTGACCGTCTCCGCGTTTCCCGTTCCCGGCCGCCTTCCTTCGCAGGTGCTCATTCCGTTGATGGATGAGATCGAGAGTTTCCAGAAGCGCATGCCTCCGGGCTACTTCCTCGAGTTCGGCGGCGAGTACGAGGAACAGCAGAAAGGCTTCAAGGAGCTCACGGTGGTGATGGCGATCTCCGTGCTCCTCATCTACTTCGCGCTTGTGCTGCAGTTCCGGAGCGCGGTGAAGCCGCTCCTCGTCTTCGCCGCTATTCCCTACGGCATGTCGGCCGCCGTCGCCGCCCTCTACATCATGGGCCAGCCCTTCGGATTCATGGCGTTTCTGGGCATCGCCAGCCTCATCGGCGTCATCGTGAGCCACGTCATCGTGCTGTTCGACTTCATCGAAGAGGCGCACGAACGAGGAGAGTCGCTGCGAGAGGCGCTTCTCGATGCCGGCATCGTGCGATTGCGCCCGGTGATGATCACCGTGGGGGCGACGGTCCTCGGGCTCGTGCCGCTCGCCCTGCACGGGGGGCCGCTCTGGGAGCCGCTCTGCTACGCCCAGATCGGCGGTCTCACGCTCGCGACCTTCGTCACCCTCCTGCTGGTGCCGGTGCTGTACTCGATCTTCGTCAGGGATCTCAAGCTCATCCGCTGGGACAAGGATACCCATATCACCACCGAGGTTCGCGAGCGCGAGCTCGCCACCGCGGGAAGCTGAGAACCGGAGGGCAAACATGAGCCGCAAGAAGTCCGAGAAGCGGAAGGCCGCGTCGGGCGAGGGTGAGAACGTCCGCACCGGACTCGGAGCCGATGCCATCACCGAATCCCTGATCGATAACCTTCACTATCTGCAGGCCCAGGTGCCCGCGCTCGCGAGCCGCAACGAGTGGTACATGGCCCTCGCGGCCTCGGTCCGCGATCGCCTGCTCGACGGCTACATCCAGATGGTGGAAGCGATCGGAGGCGGGCATCCGTCGACGAAGGTCGTGGCCTACCTGTCGGCAGAGTTCCTGACCGGACCGCACCTGGGGAACAGCCTGGTGAACCTCGGGATCCGGGAAGCGACCGAAGAGGCGGTATCGAGAGTCGGCCAGAACCTGGAAGAACTGCTGGAGCAGGAAGAAGAACCAGGGCTCGGAAACGGGGGCCTCGGCCGGCTGGCCGCCTGCTTCATGGACTCGCTCGCGACCCTCGACGTTCCCGCCATCGGCTATGGGATCCGCTACGAGTTCGGGATCTTCGACCAGGCCATCCGCGACGGCTGGCAGGTCGAGCTCACCGACAAGTGGCTTCGCTTCGGAAACCCGTGGGAGATCGTGCGCCCGGGGATCGCCTATGACGTGAAGTTCGGGGGGCGAACCGAGTCCTACCAGGACGAGCAGGGCCGCCACCGGGTCCGCTGGGTTCCGGAGAAGGTGGTCCGGGGGGTCGCCTACGACACCCCAGTGCCCGGGTACCGGACCTCGACCACCAACCTGCTGCGTCTGTGGAAGGCGGAAGCCATCGAATCCTTCGATTTCGATGCGTTCAACGTGGGCGACTATTACCGCGCGGTGGACGAGAAGGTTCTCTCGGAGACGATCTCCAAGGTGCTATATCCGAACGACGAGCCCGAAGTGGGAAAGCATCTGCGGCTGGCGCAGCAGTACTTCTTCGTCTCCTGCTCGCTCCAGGACATGGTCCACATCCATCGGCTGCGAGGGAAGGACCTCCGCGAGCTTCCTCTCTACTGGGCGGCGCAGCTCAACGACACCCATCCCTCCATCGCGGTCGCCGAGCTGATGCGGCTCCTGGTGGACGAGCACTCCATGGACTGGGGGGAGGCCTGGACCATCACCCAGGAAACCTGTGGCTACACCAACCACACGCTCCTTTCCGAGGCGCTCGAGAGGTGGCCGGTCGCGATGTTCCGGAAGTTCCTGCCCCGCCACCTGGAGATCATCTACGAGATCAACCGCCGGTTCCTGGACGACGTCCGGCGCAGCCATCCCGGCGATGATGCCCTCCTTGCGCGGCTCTCCCTCATCGACGAATCGGGGGAGAAGTACGTCCGCATGGCCCACCTGGCGAGCGTGGGGAGCCACGCCATCAACGGGGTCGCGGCCCTCCACACCGAGCTCCTGAAGAAGACGGTGCTGCGCGATATGTATGCCATCGCCCCGGACAAGTTCCTGAACGTGACCAACGGCGTCACGCCGCGCCGATTCATGGCGCTCTGCAATCCGAAGCTGAGCGCCCTCATCACCAGCCGCATCGGGGATCGATGGATCTCAGACCTGGAGCACGAGCTCGAGCGCATCGAGCCCTTCGCCACCGATCCCGGCTTCCAGGAGGAGTGGCGCGAGGTGAAAGCGGAGAACAAGCGGGTCCTGGCCTCGGTAATCAAGGAGCGCACGGGAATCGTGGTGGACCCGGGATCGCTCTTCGACATCCAGGTGAAGCGGCTGCACGAGTACAAGCGGCAGCACCTCAACGTGCTTCACGTGATCACGCTCTACAACCAGCTGCGGCGGGGGGCGGGAGCGAGCCCGGTGCCCCGCACCGTGATCTTCGCCGGCAAAGCGGCCCCCGGATATCGCATGGCGAAGCTCATCATCAAGCTCGTCAACTCCGTGGCTTCGGTCGTGAACCAGGACCGCAGAGTCTCCGACCTCCTCAAGGTGGTCTTCCTCCCCGATTTCAACGTCAAGCACAGCCAGCCGGTCTATCCCGCCGCGGACCTCTCCGAGCAGATCTCGACCGCGGGCAAGGAGGCCTCCGGCACCGGGAACATGAAGTTCGCCATGAACGGTGCCCTCACCATCGGGACGCTCGACGGGGCCAACGTCGAGATCCGCGACGCGGTGGGCCACGAGAACTTCTTCCTCTTCGGCCTGACCGCCGAGGAAATCGAGAGGCGGAAAGCCCACGGGTACTCGCCCCGTGAGATTTACGAATCGAATCCCGAGCTGCGCCAGGCGTTGGACCTCATCGATTCCGGGCTCTTCTCCGGCGGCGACCGTGAGCTCTTTCGACCGCTCCTGGTATCGCTCCTGACCCGGGACGACTACTTGCTGCTCGCGGACTATCAGTCTTACATCGACTGCCAGCGCCTTGTGAGCGAAGCCTACTCCGACCCCAAGAACTGGACCCGCATGTCGATCCTCAACACCGCCCGGGTCGGCCGCTTCTCCTCGGATCGATCGATCCGGGAGTATTGCCGCGACATCTGGCACGCCAGCCCTCTCCCCAGGGACGGGAGATGAATGTGAATGTGAGTGCGGTCACCGAAGGGACGAGCGCTCCTCTCGGAGCCACCCTCTGCCCCGGGGGCGTCAACTTCAGCGTTTTCTCCAAGAGCGCCGCGTGGATGGAGCTCCTGTTGTTCGATGGCGCGGACGCGCCGGCGCCGGCAAGAGTCATCCCTCTCGACCCGAAACGCAACCGCACCTACCACTACTGGCACGCGTTCGTGCCCCGTCTCGAGGCGGGCCAGGTCTACGCCTACCGGGCGCACGGGCCATTCGCGCCGGAGCGAGGTCTCCGGTTCGACGGCGAGAAGATGCTCCTCGACCCCTACGGTCTCGCGGTGGCGGTCCCCGACGCCTACGACCGGGAAGCGGCAGCCCGGCCCGGCGGCAACGCTGCGGTCGCGTTGAAGAGCGTCGTCGCGGATCCCGGAGCCTACGACTGGGAAGGCGACCGCAGGATCGAGCGCCCCTTTGCGGAAACCATCATCTACGAGCTTCACGTGCGGGGCTTCACCCGTCATGAAAGCTCGGGAGTCGCCTCGGAGAAGAGGGGCACGTATGCCGGCTTGATCGAGAAGATCCCCTACCTCCAGGACCTGGGCATCACCGCCGTCGAGCTCCTTCCGGTCTTCCAGTTCGACGCTCAAGATGCCCCGAGGGGACGGGTGAACTACTGGGGTTACCAGCCGATATCGTTCTTCGCTCCTCACCAGGCGTACAGCTCCCGGAAGGAGCCCCTCGCGGCGCTCGACGAATTTCGAGACATGGTCAAAGCCTTCCACCAGGCGGGAATCGA contains:
- a CDS encoding efflux RND transporter permease subunit; amino-acid sequence: MKEESGNGGWNLARFFVENRQIAWVALVATLAWGAFGYQNMPKRKDPDIPVLVAVAITPWPGIRAEKVEQLVTRKVEEAMAGNTAIDRITSETKDNISVVFVRLETFIENTDQEFQDIGQRLSQINDLPEGAGPIRWISDFGDTAALMLTVASPSVPDLELELRARGVREAIEQARDGNAEDRASVLYCYPSSVARAAVENPLTILALEAERDGVARDVRRVSVGSCSGADFSTTLSDEELRAYGQRFVETRLREYDIHPDAWGPIIIRDTASAQKALAEVASDRYSYRQLDDFTDLIQRTLQRIPLVSKVDRAGVLSEQIYLEYSVERLASYDLQPWKLRDVLAARNVTAPGGLVETMRRNVLIDPTAEFKSMQDIENVLVATSSSGVPVYLRDLVNVSRDYETPRRYLNYLTMRGEDGTWRRHRAITLAAQMRSGDQIENFGAAVDEALEELRSQLPPDLILARTSDQPLQVREKVSLLMSSLWEAIALVVLVSLVGFWDWRAALLMAASIPLSLAMAFGVAQVIGIDIQQVSIATLIISLGLLVDMPVVAGDAIKRELSHGAPIALASWVGPTRLGKPILFATITNVVAYLPFLALTGETGNFLYSLPVLMTCTLVAAFIVCFTFIPLIAYHQIRPPKRPEQPIAERRTHGFAGVYYRVGDFALGHRWGVFAGSLIILAFGWYFMSRLSPQFFPKDLSYLSYVDVWLPHDAPLGATNAAAAHAEEVIRAEAERFGEEHGHPDVLKTLTTFVGGGGPRFWFSVDPELQQLNYAQIIVEVTDKHLTSEIVGPLQTALSREVPGARIDIRQLETGKPVGIPLSIRISGEGIGTLRDLSGELQAILRGHPLSTRVRDDWGEPALGVRLTVDPDRANLSGVTNLDIALSSAAAMTGLPVSVFREDDKQIPIVARLRMEDRAVTSDVQNTYIFAMEGTQRVPLRQVSHVTTEMTPPKIARRNQFRTVTVSAFPVPGRLPSQVLIPLMDEIESFQKRMPPGYFLEFGGEYEEQQKGFKELTVVMAISVLLIYFALVLQFRSAVKPLLVFAAIPYGMSAAVAALYIMGQPFGFMAFLGIASLIGVIVSHVIVLFDFIEEAHERGESLREALLDAGIVRLRPVMITVGATVLGLVPLALHGGPLWEPLCYAQIGGLTLATFVTLLLVPVLYSIFVRDLKLIRWDKDTHITTEVRERELATAGS
- a CDS encoding glycogen/starch/alpha-glucan phosphorylase, coding for MSRKKSEKRKAASGEGENVRTGLGADAITESLIDNLHYLQAQVPALASRNEWYMALAASVRDRLLDGYIQMVEAIGGGHPSTKVVAYLSAEFLTGPHLGNSLVNLGIREATEEAVSRVGQNLEELLEQEEEPGLGNGGLGRLAACFMDSLATLDVPAIGYGIRYEFGIFDQAIRDGWQVELTDKWLRFGNPWEIVRPGIAYDVKFGGRTESYQDEQGRHRVRWVPEKVVRGVAYDTPVPGYRTSTTNLLRLWKAEAIESFDFDAFNVGDYYRAVDEKVLSETISKVLYPNDEPEVGKHLRLAQQYFFVSCSLQDMVHIHRLRGKDLRELPLYWAAQLNDTHPSIAVAELMRLLVDEHSMDWGEAWTITQETCGYTNHTLLSEALERWPVAMFRKFLPRHLEIIYEINRRFLDDVRRSHPGDDALLARLSLIDESGEKYVRMAHLASVGSHAINGVAALHTELLKKTVLRDMYAIAPDKFLNVTNGVTPRRFMALCNPKLSALITSRIGDRWISDLEHELERIEPFATDPGFQEEWREVKAENKRVLASVIKERTGIVVDPGSLFDIQVKRLHEYKRQHLNVLHVITLYNQLRRGAGASPVPRTVIFAGKAAPGYRMAKLIIKLVNSVASVVNQDRRVSDLLKVVFLPDFNVKHSQPVYPAADLSEQISTAGKEASGTGNMKFAMNGALTIGTLDGANVEIRDAVGHENFFLFGLTAEEIERRKAHGYSPREIYESNPELRQALDLIDSGLFSGGDRELFRPLLVSLLTRDDYLLLADYQSYIDCQRLVSEAYSDPKNWTRMSILNTARVGRFSSDRSIREYCRDIWHASPLPRDGR